One part of the Solanum dulcamara chromosome 3, daSolDulc1.2, whole genome shotgun sequence genome encodes these proteins:
- the LOC129882524 gene encoding uncharacterized protein LOC129882524 isoform X1: MAVIKERINIKTNPKIHLHQNVEVRSIENGFLGSWHLATVMAFNDLVPQVQYHHLLCDDGSINLIESVKVSPMLDTYRGIIRPLPPPVQFGRWLLSYGLCVDLFYQDAWWEGVIFDHEDGAQERRIFFPDMGDEIKAQVHNLRITQDWDEVSQEWKPRGSWMFLQIIEEIEHVHPLLVSLKQIWYEMRLKNGYENLKEWTSTSSDIWRNLIKEVVLENTMLTVKQFFCELNTSPDFVEGGPLLEFSQPALQAILKVETCFDNSAIAPFIESICNSVSGEMLCMDRDLSCLQPVEKQLVSKGFAPISEDVPLSGSVIFSSVLPSQEEQPAVSPNALPVLHPPKNEISGTLSITKSERLNFESSNKINSRKRKRLQCTTIIHVAELCSDAVSVYNDNYMSNHRSPRSLQKFKKHLFHLGWKIEQPKDCTIIRTRYIAPDGKIFQSLRQVCKMLEKSETWAEGQKTSYDGSSDDLNLSTCLAKAKTCGEVSELPYTSQEQIIDPEICPEAVIEYCSLGSPDNPAYKKLNSVEKKFMIMKAKKHLAAMEWKFYYIWKREKRELRYCSPHGKTFNSLRTACRWCMQQWKAERQMPELFSRSTVLEYQGNLAPQTSCKKLSTATFSVMPLSKEPAQLNEVTVCEISKTRKKTNHAGGLNMLKKGNEYRSPGAVTDGIESHSSVRLLQSSKRARQTTLSSSLHHTPRTVLSWLIDNNVILPRAKVQYRAKKDGCPMAEGRITRAGIKCKCCQKVYGISNFEVHAGSSYHRPSANIFLEDGRSILDCQLQMKEKSSVRNTRKRPPLLKKRKHLGTNDYVCSVCHYGGELLLCDECPSSFHTGCLGMKDVPDGEWFCPSCCCEMCGQSRFDKNKDHFTDSSLLICCQCEHKYHVRCVRNNGLQKLDYYPVGSWFCNKRCEQICLGIRQLLAKPVMVGIDNLTWTLLKYVKPDDFNSDAANDEFILETYSKLSVALDVMHECFEPVKEPYTRRNLMEDLIFNRWSELNRLNFQGFYTMLLERNDEVISVATVRVYGEKVAEVPLVATRFQYRRLGMCRILMNELEKKLMELGVERLVLPAVPTVLNTWTTSFGFSMVKESQRLNFLNYTFLDFQGTVMCQKLLQNIPPEVSSESTEAYQTQFDHINSKENVDLDGNSAFSEVFQAEQIEGSEIVDQGSADAPGGCENNNTDAPAPFIIVANQQAPLGCQDETSLQYQAEVTDSKVLEKTGVQYKCYKRRRYQPVEAKLVLEGVTI; the protein is encoded by the exons ATGGCTGTTATTAAAGAACGCATCAATATCAAAACTAATCCCAAAATACACCTTCATCAAAACGTTGAA GTGAGGAGTATTGAAAATGGATTCTTGGGTTCATGGCACTTGGCTACTGTCATGGCTTTTAATGATTTGGTTCCTCAAGTTCAATACCATCACCTTCTGTGTGATGACGGTTCTATCAACTTGATCGAATCTGTCAAGGTTTCTCCAATGTTAGATACCTATCGTGGTATCATTAGGCCTTTGCCACCTCCAGTTCAATTTGGGAGATGGCTTCTATCTTATGGACTATGTGTTGATTTGTTTTATCAAGATGCTTGGTGGGAAGGAGTCATATTTGACCATGAAGATGGTGCCCAGGAGCGCCGAATTTTCTTTCCAGATATGGGTGATGAAATCAAGGCTCAAGTCCACAATCTACGTATAACTCAAGATTGGGATGAGGTTTCACAAGAATGGAAGCCTCGTGGTAGCTGGATGTTTCTTCAAATAATTGAGGAGATTGAGCATGTCCACCCCCTTTTGGTCTCACTCAAACAAATTTGGTATGAAATGCGGCTGAAGAATGGCTACGAAAATCTCAAGGAGTGGACATCTACGTCGAGTGATATCTGGAGGAACTTGATCAAGGAAGTTGTGCTTGAAAACACCATGTTAACCGTCAAGCAATTTTTTTGTGAGTTGAACACTTCACCAGACTTTGTAGAGGGTGGGCCATTGCTAGAATTTTCACAACCCGCTCTTCAGGCTATACTCAAGGTTGAAACATGTTTTGATAACTCAGCCATTGCACCTTTTATTGAATCCATATGCAATTCGGTTAGTGGGGAGATGCTGTGTATGGATCGGGATCTATCATGTCTTCAGCCTGTAGAAAAACAACTTGTTTCGAAGGGTTTTGCACCAATCTCAGAGGATGTTCCATTGAGTGGTAGTGTTATATTTAGCTCAGTTCTTCCAAGCCAAGAAGAACAACCAGCAGTATCACCTAATGCTTTGCCAGTTTTACATCCCcctaaaaatgaaatttctgGTACTTTGTCAATTACTAAGAGTGAGAGACTGAACTTTGAGTCTTCCAATAAGATAAATTCTAGAAAGAGGAAGCGACTTCAATGTACGACCATCATCCATGTAGCTGAGCTTTGTTCTGATGCAGTTTCCGTGTACAATGATAATTATATGTCGAACCATAGGTCCCCACGATCCTTGCAAAAATTTAAGAAACATTTGTTTCACTTAGGATGGAAAATTGAGCAACCAAAGGATTGTACAATCATTAGGACACGGTACATTGCTCCTGATGGGAAGATATTCCAATCACTTCGTCAAGTTTGCAAGATGTTGGAAAAGTCAGAAACTTGGGCAGAAGGCCAAAAAACATCATATGATGGTTCATCTGATGACCTCAACCTGTCTACTTGCCTGGCAAAAGCAAAGACATGCGGTGAGGTATCTGAGCTGCCATATACTTCTCAAGAACAAATCATTGATCCTGAAATCTGCCCTGAAGCTGTTATTGAGTATTGTTCACTGGGATCACCCGACAATCCTGCCTATAAGAAGTTGAACAGTGTGGAAAAgaagtttatgatcatgaaagCTAAGAAGCACCTAGCTGCAATGGAAtggaaattttattatatttggaAAAGGGAGAAGAGAGAACTGCGGTACTGTTCTCCTCATGGGAAAACATTCAACTCTCTTCGAACGGCATGCAGATGGTGTATGCAGCAGTGGAAAGCTGAGAGACAGATGCCTGAATTATTTTCCCGGTCAACTGTTCTGGAATATCAGGGGAATTTGGCTCCTCAGACCTCATGTAAGAAGTTATCAACGGCGACATTTTCTGTCATGCCACTTTCGAAAGAACCTGCTCAACTTAATGAAGTCACAGTTTGTGAAATCAGCAAAACAAGAAAGAAGACTAATCATGCAGGTGGCTTGAACATGTTGAAAAAAGGAAATGAATACAGATCTCCAGGAGCAGTAACAGATGGTATAGAATCTCACTCTTCAGTTCGTCTGTTGCAATCAAGTAAAAGAGCTCGGCAGACAACACTTTCTTCTTCCTTGCATCATACACCTCGAACAGTTTTATCTTGGTTGATTGACAATAATGTGATTCTGCCCCGTGCAAAAGTGCAGTATCGTGCAAAAAAAGATGGTTGTCCAATGGCAGAAGGGCGGATCACTCGAGCAGGGATCAAATGCAAGTGCTGCCAAAAAGTTTATGGAATTAGCAATTTTGAGGTGCATGCTGGAAGCAGTTATCACAGACCTTCAGcaaatatatttttggaagaTGGACGATCCATTCTTGATTGTCAACTGCAGATGAAAGAAAAGAGTAGTGTAAGAAACACAAGGAAGAGACCACCTTTGTTGAAGAAGCGCAAACATTTGGGCACAAATGACTATGTGTGTTCCGTGTGCCATTACGGTGGTGAATTACTTCTGTGTGATGAATGCCCATCTTCCTTTCATACTGGTTGCCTTGGAATGAAG GATGTCCCAGATGGAGAGTGGTTTTGCCCATCATGCTGTTGTGAAATGTGTGGCCAGAGCAGATTTGATAAAAACAAAGACCACTTTACAGACAGCAGTCTACTTATCTGTTGTCAGTGTGAGCACAAGT ATCATGTTCGGTGCGTTAGAAATAATGGTCTTCAAAAGCTGGATTATTATCCTGTAGGAAGTTGGTTTTGCAATAAGAGATGTGAGCAG ATATGTTTGGGTATCCGCCAACTTTTGGCAAAGCCAGTTATGGTGGGAATTGATAACCTCACTTGGACTTTATTGAAATACGTAAAACCTGATGATTTTAATTCGGATGCTGCTAATGATGAGTTCATCTTGGAGACTTATAGTAAACTTAGTGTCGCTCTGGATGTGATGCATGAATGCTTTGAGCCTGTCAAAGAACCTTACACAAGGAGAAATCTTATGGAAGATCTTATCTTTAATAGATG GTCAGAGCTGAATCGCTTAAATTTTCAGGGTTTCTATACTATGCTTCTGGAAAGAAATGATGAAGTGATTTCGGTAGCGACTGTAAG GGTTTATGGAGAAAAGGTAGCTGAGGTTCCTCTTGTAGCAACAAGATTTCAGTACCGCCGACTTGGAATGTGTCGCATCTTAATGAATGAGCTTGAAAAG AAACTCATGGAATTAGGAGTTGAGAGGCTAGTTTTGCCTGCTGTCCCCACCGTGCTAAACACATGGACCACTTCATTTGGTTTCTCAATGGTGAAAGAATCTCAGAGGTTAAACTTCTTGAATTACACTTTCCTTGATTTCCAGGGTACAGTAATGTGTCAGAAACTCCTCCAGAATATCCCTCCAGAGGTATCAAGTGAATCAACAG AAGCTTATCAAACTCAATTTGACCACATAAACAGCAAGGAGAATGTTGATTTGGATGGAAACAGTGCGTTTTCTGAGGTCTTCCAAGCTGAGCAAATTGAGGGGAGTGAAATTGTGGACCAAGGATCTGCAGA TGCACCTGGAGGATGTGAAAACAATAATACCGATGCTCCAGCTCCTTTCATTATTGTG GCGAACCAACAAGCTCCTCTTGGCTGCCAGGACGAGACCAGTCTGCAATACCAAGCTGAAGTTACCGATAGCAAGGTTTTAGAAAAAACAGGTGTTCAATACAAATGTTACAAGCGGAGAAGATATCAGCCTGTGGAAGCTAAGCTGGTTTTGGAAGGAGTAACTATTTAG
- the LOC129882524 gene encoding uncharacterized protein LOC129882524 isoform X2 codes for MAVIKERINIKTNPKIHLHQNVEVRSIENGFLGSWHLATVMAFNDLVPQVQYHHLLCDDGSINLIESVKVSPMLDTYRGIIRPLPPPVQFGRWLLSYGLCVDLFYQDAWWEGVIFDHEDGAQERRIFFPDMGDEIKAQVHNLRITQDWDEVSQEWKPRGSWMFLQIIEEIEHVHPLLVSLKQIWYEMRLKNGYENLKEWTSTSSDIWRNLIKEVVLENTMLTVKQFFCELNTSPDFVEGGPLLEFSQPALQAILKVETCFDNSAIAPFIESICNSVSGEMLCMDRDLSCLQPVEKQLVSKGFAPISEDVPLSGSVIFSSVLPSQEEQPAVSPNALPVLHPPKNEISGTLSITKSERLNFESSNKINSRKRKRLQCTTIIHVAELCSDAVSVYNDNYMSNHRSPRSLQKFKKHLFHLGWKIEQPKDCTIIRTRYIAPDGKIFQSLRQVCKMLEKSETWAEGQKTSYDGSSDDLNLSTCLAKAKTCGEVSELPYTSQEQIIDPEICPEAVIEYCSLGSPDNPAYKKLNSVEKKFMIMKAKKHLAAMEWKFYYIWKREKRELRYCSPHGKTFNSLRTACRWCMQQWKAERQMPELFSRSTVLEYQGNLAPQTSCKKLSTATFSVMPLSKEPAQLNEVTVCEISKTRKKTNHAGGLNMLKKGNEYRSPGAVTDGIESHSSVRLLQSSKRARQTTLSSSLHHTPRTVLSWLIDNNVILPRAKVQYRAKKDGCPMAEGRITRAGIKCKCCQKVYGISNFEVHAGSSYHRPSANIFLEDGRSILDCQLQMKEKSSVRNTRKRPPLLKKRKHLGTNDYVCSVCHYGGELLLCDECPSSFHTGCLGMKDVPDGEWFCPSCCCEMCGQSRFDKNKDHFTDSSLLICCQCEHKYHVRCVRNNGLQKLDYYPVGSWFCNKRCEQICLGIRQLLAKPVMVGIDNLTWTLLKYVKPDDFNSDAANDEFILETYSKLSVALDVMHECFEPVKEPYTRRNLMEDLIFNRWSELNRLNFQGFYTMLLERNDEVISVATVRVYGEKVAEVPLVATRFQYRRLGMCRILMNELEKKLMELGVERLVLPAVPTVLNTWTTSFGFSMVKESQRLNFLNYTFLDFQGTVMCQKLLQNIPPEVSSESTAYQTQFDHINSKENVDLDGNSAFSEVFQAEQIEGSEIVDQGSADAPGGCENNNTDAPAPFIIVANQQAPLGCQDETSLQYQAEVTDSKVLEKTGVQYKCYKRRRYQPVEAKLVLEGVTI; via the exons ATGGCTGTTATTAAAGAACGCATCAATATCAAAACTAATCCCAAAATACACCTTCATCAAAACGTTGAA GTGAGGAGTATTGAAAATGGATTCTTGGGTTCATGGCACTTGGCTACTGTCATGGCTTTTAATGATTTGGTTCCTCAAGTTCAATACCATCACCTTCTGTGTGATGACGGTTCTATCAACTTGATCGAATCTGTCAAGGTTTCTCCAATGTTAGATACCTATCGTGGTATCATTAGGCCTTTGCCACCTCCAGTTCAATTTGGGAGATGGCTTCTATCTTATGGACTATGTGTTGATTTGTTTTATCAAGATGCTTGGTGGGAAGGAGTCATATTTGACCATGAAGATGGTGCCCAGGAGCGCCGAATTTTCTTTCCAGATATGGGTGATGAAATCAAGGCTCAAGTCCACAATCTACGTATAACTCAAGATTGGGATGAGGTTTCACAAGAATGGAAGCCTCGTGGTAGCTGGATGTTTCTTCAAATAATTGAGGAGATTGAGCATGTCCACCCCCTTTTGGTCTCACTCAAACAAATTTGGTATGAAATGCGGCTGAAGAATGGCTACGAAAATCTCAAGGAGTGGACATCTACGTCGAGTGATATCTGGAGGAACTTGATCAAGGAAGTTGTGCTTGAAAACACCATGTTAACCGTCAAGCAATTTTTTTGTGAGTTGAACACTTCACCAGACTTTGTAGAGGGTGGGCCATTGCTAGAATTTTCACAACCCGCTCTTCAGGCTATACTCAAGGTTGAAACATGTTTTGATAACTCAGCCATTGCACCTTTTATTGAATCCATATGCAATTCGGTTAGTGGGGAGATGCTGTGTATGGATCGGGATCTATCATGTCTTCAGCCTGTAGAAAAACAACTTGTTTCGAAGGGTTTTGCACCAATCTCAGAGGATGTTCCATTGAGTGGTAGTGTTATATTTAGCTCAGTTCTTCCAAGCCAAGAAGAACAACCAGCAGTATCACCTAATGCTTTGCCAGTTTTACATCCCcctaaaaatgaaatttctgGTACTTTGTCAATTACTAAGAGTGAGAGACTGAACTTTGAGTCTTCCAATAAGATAAATTCTAGAAAGAGGAAGCGACTTCAATGTACGACCATCATCCATGTAGCTGAGCTTTGTTCTGATGCAGTTTCCGTGTACAATGATAATTATATGTCGAACCATAGGTCCCCACGATCCTTGCAAAAATTTAAGAAACATTTGTTTCACTTAGGATGGAAAATTGAGCAACCAAAGGATTGTACAATCATTAGGACACGGTACATTGCTCCTGATGGGAAGATATTCCAATCACTTCGTCAAGTTTGCAAGATGTTGGAAAAGTCAGAAACTTGGGCAGAAGGCCAAAAAACATCATATGATGGTTCATCTGATGACCTCAACCTGTCTACTTGCCTGGCAAAAGCAAAGACATGCGGTGAGGTATCTGAGCTGCCATATACTTCTCAAGAACAAATCATTGATCCTGAAATCTGCCCTGAAGCTGTTATTGAGTATTGTTCACTGGGATCACCCGACAATCCTGCCTATAAGAAGTTGAACAGTGTGGAAAAgaagtttatgatcatgaaagCTAAGAAGCACCTAGCTGCAATGGAAtggaaattttattatatttggaAAAGGGAGAAGAGAGAACTGCGGTACTGTTCTCCTCATGGGAAAACATTCAACTCTCTTCGAACGGCATGCAGATGGTGTATGCAGCAGTGGAAAGCTGAGAGACAGATGCCTGAATTATTTTCCCGGTCAACTGTTCTGGAATATCAGGGGAATTTGGCTCCTCAGACCTCATGTAAGAAGTTATCAACGGCGACATTTTCTGTCATGCCACTTTCGAAAGAACCTGCTCAACTTAATGAAGTCACAGTTTGTGAAATCAGCAAAACAAGAAAGAAGACTAATCATGCAGGTGGCTTGAACATGTTGAAAAAAGGAAATGAATACAGATCTCCAGGAGCAGTAACAGATGGTATAGAATCTCACTCTTCAGTTCGTCTGTTGCAATCAAGTAAAAGAGCTCGGCAGACAACACTTTCTTCTTCCTTGCATCATACACCTCGAACAGTTTTATCTTGGTTGATTGACAATAATGTGATTCTGCCCCGTGCAAAAGTGCAGTATCGTGCAAAAAAAGATGGTTGTCCAATGGCAGAAGGGCGGATCACTCGAGCAGGGATCAAATGCAAGTGCTGCCAAAAAGTTTATGGAATTAGCAATTTTGAGGTGCATGCTGGAAGCAGTTATCACAGACCTTCAGcaaatatatttttggaagaTGGACGATCCATTCTTGATTGTCAACTGCAGATGAAAGAAAAGAGTAGTGTAAGAAACACAAGGAAGAGACCACCTTTGTTGAAGAAGCGCAAACATTTGGGCACAAATGACTATGTGTGTTCCGTGTGCCATTACGGTGGTGAATTACTTCTGTGTGATGAATGCCCATCTTCCTTTCATACTGGTTGCCTTGGAATGAAG GATGTCCCAGATGGAGAGTGGTTTTGCCCATCATGCTGTTGTGAAATGTGTGGCCAGAGCAGATTTGATAAAAACAAAGACCACTTTACAGACAGCAGTCTACTTATCTGTTGTCAGTGTGAGCACAAGT ATCATGTTCGGTGCGTTAGAAATAATGGTCTTCAAAAGCTGGATTATTATCCTGTAGGAAGTTGGTTTTGCAATAAGAGATGTGAGCAG ATATGTTTGGGTATCCGCCAACTTTTGGCAAAGCCAGTTATGGTGGGAATTGATAACCTCACTTGGACTTTATTGAAATACGTAAAACCTGATGATTTTAATTCGGATGCTGCTAATGATGAGTTCATCTTGGAGACTTATAGTAAACTTAGTGTCGCTCTGGATGTGATGCATGAATGCTTTGAGCCTGTCAAAGAACCTTACACAAGGAGAAATCTTATGGAAGATCTTATCTTTAATAGATG GTCAGAGCTGAATCGCTTAAATTTTCAGGGTTTCTATACTATGCTTCTGGAAAGAAATGATGAAGTGATTTCGGTAGCGACTGTAAG GGTTTATGGAGAAAAGGTAGCTGAGGTTCCTCTTGTAGCAACAAGATTTCAGTACCGCCGACTTGGAATGTGTCGCATCTTAATGAATGAGCTTGAAAAG AAACTCATGGAATTAGGAGTTGAGAGGCTAGTTTTGCCTGCTGTCCCCACCGTGCTAAACACATGGACCACTTCATTTGGTTTCTCAATGGTGAAAGAATCTCAGAGGTTAAACTTCTTGAATTACACTTTCCTTGATTTCCAGGGTACAGTAATGTGTCAGAAACTCCTCCAGAATATCCCTCCAGAGGTATCAAGTGAATCAACAG CTTATCAAACTCAATTTGACCACATAAACAGCAAGGAGAATGTTGATTTGGATGGAAACAGTGCGTTTTCTGAGGTCTTCCAAGCTGAGCAAATTGAGGGGAGTGAAATTGTGGACCAAGGATCTGCAGA TGCACCTGGAGGATGTGAAAACAATAATACCGATGCTCCAGCTCCTTTCATTATTGTG GCGAACCAACAAGCTCCTCTTGGCTGCCAGGACGAGACCAGTCTGCAATACCAAGCTGAAGTTACCGATAGCAAGGTTTTAGAAAAAACAGGTGTTCAATACAAATGTTACAAGCGGAGAAGATATCAGCCTGTGGAAGCTAAGCTGGTTTTGGAAGGAGTAACTATTTAG